CCCCGGGCCAATCGAGCTGGTCGCGGCCATTAAGCGCTGGCGGCCATTGGCTTTGGCGAAGGCAATCGCCGCGTGTGCCATGGCCTGTTCGTTGTGAGCGCGAAAGGTCGGAAGCGTGTCTTGCACGTGGTAGAGTGCTTCCCCCATTCCGGCCACATTGCCATGACCAAAAATCGCAAACACGCCTTCAAACAGCGCCACCTCTTGGCCATCAACCTCAATACGCTGGGCGGCAAGGTACTTGACCAGCGCCTGGGCCATGGTGAGTCGAATGGTGCTCATTTTACGCCTCCTCCGTGTGAGCCAGCGACTGTGGCTGCCTTAATTGCCGCCACGCCTTTATCAGTTCGGCATAGTTCTGGGCGACCCGCTCTACCAAGCTGGCGTCGTCGATACGCCCGGCCAACCAGTCACGACTCGCGCTGGCAAATAGCGTGCGCCCAACGGTGAACCCCTTACAGCAGGCATGATTGGCCGCTGCTTCAAAGCCGCGTTTCATGTCGTCCATAGGGGCGTCGAGCCCAAGCAGTACGACCCCACGGCAGTAGACATCTTCGCGCTCAATCGTCTCGCCCACCGCCTGCCAGGCAACATCCGTCATTGAGGGTAGCTTCCACCAATCAGGGCGAATACCCAGGTTGTAGAGTCGCTGAAGGCTGCGCGGCAAGGTGGTGTCGTCATTGGGCATGTCGGCGGGCGGAATGACTTCAATCAGCAGCTCCAGCCCATAAGCACAGGCCGCCTGGTAGAGCTGGCGTAGCCGCTCCTCCTGCTCCAGGCGCAGCGAGAGTTCATCGTCGGGGTGGTAGAACACCAGGCATTTAATGATCTGCTCTCTAGGCCAGTTGCGCAGGCAGGCACCTAAATCATCGCCATGCTGGAAGCGCAGCGGGCGTGAGCCTGGAAGCTCTACCGGGCGACCAATCCACCAGCCTTTTCCACTGGCTTGATTGAGCGCGTCCTGACCCAGCACGTCGTCTACCAGGATCGCGGGCGTGGAAATACCGCCCAGTTTGGCACCCTCTTCGGCGGCGGTGACCAGCAGTTTTTTGAGTGCTGGCAGCCGCGCGCTGTCGGCATACTCTTCGCGGGCCATATCGGTGAGCTGGCGGCGGTGGTCAAATGCCAACCCGAGCACTTCAGGCCACTGAGCAGGCACTCGGGTAGTGACCCGGTGTAAATGGTTTAGCCGCTGATCGATATCCGGACGAGGTACCTCATCACGGCGCGCCAGGTAATCAAATAACTCGTCTTCGGTGGGCATGGCCGGCGCACAGCCGTGGCGGGAGACCACCAGCGCGCCGCAGGCGTTGGCGTAACCGGCGCTGGTTTGCCAGGGTTCATTGCGCAGCCAGCCGCGTAGCAAGCCACTCATAAAGGCATCCCCGGCGCCCAGCACATTGAGCACCTCGACCTGTACACCCTTGACCAGAATGCCGTCTTCAATACGGTCAGGAATGGCGCCTTCAAACACCACACAGCCCATGGGCCCCAGCTTGCATACCAAGGTAGCTTCGCTAACCTCACGCACTGCGCGCAGAGCCGCTAAGGTGTCTGTGCTGCCGCCGGCAATATGAAACTCCTCTTCGGTGCCCACAATCAGATCAAAATCCGTCAGCCAGCGCTGCAGGTCGGTGGTCACTTTATCATCGGCGATAAAGCGGATTTCACCATCGCCGGGATTGGTCAGCCCCCACAGCACGGGGCGATAGTCGATATCCAGCACCCGCTTCACACCATAATGGGCGGCGGCGTCCAGCGCTTTGCGGCATGCCCGCCGGGTGGTATCGGTAGAAAGGTGGGTGCCGGTAATTGCCAGGGCCTTGGCCCGGGCGATAAATTCAGGGTCAATGGCGTCGGCGTCGATGGCCATATCGGCACAGTCGCGGCGGTAAAACAGCAGTGGGAAGCTCTCGCGGTCTTTTAACGCTAGCAGTACCAAACCGGTATGACGTTCGGGGTCGGTTTGTAACGCTGAGGTATCTACCCCCACCCGTTCCAGCTCTTCGCGTACAAAGCTGCCCATCTGTTCGTCGCCGACTCGCGAAAGCATGGCGGACTTCAGCCCAAGCCGCGCAGTGCCGTAGGCCATATTGCCCGAGCTACCACCCAGGTACTTGGCAAAGCTGGCTACGTCTTCTAAACGGCTGCCAATCTGTTCGGCGTAGAGGTCTACCGCCACGCGTCCAAGACAAATCAGGTCAAGCGATCGGTGTTGACTATTGTTATTCAGCATAAACGTCTCCCCACGTCACAAATTCGTGGTATCGGGCAAAAGATGGCACTGGGCATACAAGCGTCTTGGGCGGCAATCGATAAGGCTTATCAACCGTGGCTTAAAGTGAGAAGGCAGCACGGAATCGATCAAGAGCGAGGTCATCGTCGCCAGAGGCCCAGCCTTCCAGCCCGACGGTGCCGCGATAGCCCATGTCGTTCAGCGCGTTGGCGATGGCCGGATAGTTAATTTCGCCTGTTCCTGGCTCGCAACGCCCCGGCACATCAGCTACCTGCACTTCTCCGATGTAAGGCCCACAGCGGCGAATCAATTCGATCAAATTACCTTCGCCAATTTGGGCGTGATAAACGTCCAACATAATGCGCAAGCTAGGCCGATCAACACTCTCCACCAGAGCAAGCACATCTTCCAGGCGCGCAAACGGCACACCGGGGTGGTCAACGTCGGTATTGAGGTTTTCAAGCACAAAGGTGATGCCGTGCTGCTCGCCGAGATCCGCCAGCCGATTGAGCGTGTCCCGGGCTTTGAGCCACATAGCGCCGGTCATCTGTTGGCACGGCTGAACGGGCAGCCCATTACCATCCAACCCCGTACCATGTAGGTTAAGACGCGGAATGCCCAGCCGCTTGGCCACTTCAACCGACTCTGCGGCGGTGCGTAGCAGCTCATCGGCTCCGGCGGCATCCGCTAAGGTGCCGGTGACATAACCAGTCATGGATGAGAACGTCGCCCCGCTGTTCGCCAGTGCGTCAATGTCGTGCTTGGTCCAGTCCCAGATTTCGACTTGAAAGCCCAGTTCAGAAATGCGCTTAATTCGTTCCAACACCGGTAAATCGCGGAAAATCATTTCAGCGCAAACGGCCAGCGTGAACGGAGATGATGGTGTTGGTGTATTCATCATGGCTCCTTAATAGCCGCTCGCCGTTCGCGGTGAAGGGGGTTCAGTGCTGCTTGTTTCATCCGCAGGCTGGGTGTCTTGTTCGGCTAAGCTGGCCTTCTTGGCTTTATCGTCCCGCTGGAATTCCGCAAGCTCCGCATCCAGGCTTTCAAGCTCAGCGCCACCCGCCATCATGTTGAGCACTTCTTCGCGGCTGACTTCTTCTTTGCGGAAAGAGCCCAAACTACCGCCTCGAGACAATAGGGTGAACGCATCGGCCACTGGGTAAGCATGGTGGACGTTGTGGGTAATAAAGATGACCGCAAGGCCATCGGCGCGAGCTTTGGCGATGTAGCGCAGTACGACGGAGGCCTGCTTGACCCCAAGTGCTGACGTAGGCTCATCAAGAATCAGCACCTTGGCACCAAAATAGACGGCACGGGCAATCGCTACACACTGGCGCTCCCCGCCAGAAAGCGTGCCCACCGGCTGACTAGGGTCGCGAACATCGATACCGATTTTAGCCATTTCCTCTTTGGCAACCCGGTCGGCATACTTCCAATCAATCCGCTTTAAAGGGCCCCAGCCCACCGTCGGCTCGCGTCCCATAAAAAAGTTACGGGTAATCGACATCAACGGCACCATGGCCAGATCCTGGAACACAGTGGCGATACCGGCGTCGAGTGCGTAGGCCGGGGACTTGAAACGAGCGGGCTTGCCATCCAGTAGCATCTCGCCATGGGTGGGCTGGTGAACACCGGAAAGGGTTTTAATCAACGTTGACTTGCCAGCACCATTATCCCCCAGCAGGCACATCACCTCACTGGAATAGACCTGCATCGAGATATCGCTTAAGGCGATCACACTGCCGAAGTGTTTGCTGACACTGCGCATTTCAATCATTGGAGTGCGTGTAGTCATGTTATTTAGCCTCCATCGCCTTCTTGCGCATGTAATTGTTGAATAGCACCGCCACCAGCAACATCACACCCAGGAAAACCTGGAACCAATCCGTGTTAACGCCGGTGTAAAAAATGCCCATTTGCACCATGCCGAAAATCAGCGCACCAAGAGCTGCCCCTATAGCGGATCCATAGCCACCGGTCAGCAAAGCGCCGCCAATAACCACCGCAATAATGGCCTCCAGCTCTTTTAATAAGCCGCGAATGGTGTCTGCCGAACCGGTATCCATGACCTGGATGCAGGCAAAGATGGTGGCGGAGAAAGCGGTGAACATGAAAAGCGAAATCTTGACGCGTTGAACGGGGACGCCCGAATTGCGCGCCGCATTGGCATCGCCACCGCTGGCGAAGATCCAGTTGCCGTAAGGCGTACACAGCAACACCCAAGTCGCTACAGCGGTTAAGCCCAGCCACCAGACGATCGAGACGGGAATACCGGTGACCGTAGGGTTGCCCGCAAAGTTGGTCGCCATCCAGCCATTTTCCGCCATCCAGCTAAATAGCCCCGTAGCGACTTCTCCAGAGAAAAGCGCCGCGAACCAATCTCCGGGGATATGATCCTGAACTCCCCCCACCTGAGTACGTCCTGTCAACAACCGACTAGTACCGATAGCCAAACCACGCAGAATGAACAGGAAGCCCAGAGTAACGATAAATGATGGCAACCCAGTTTTATTGACCAGATTGCCGTTAATCCAGCCCACCAGCCCCGCACAGGCGAACGCCAATAAAATGGCGGCCCATAGTGGCCAGCCATACTCCACCGCAGGAATAGCAATCAGAATGCCTGCCAGGCCAATCATTGAACCAATCGAAAGGTCGAACTCCCCGCCGATCATCAGCAATGCAGCCGCCGTGGCGATAATGCCGAGCTGAGCGGCGACTTCAAGAAAATTAATAATACCTGCTGGGGTAAACATCCCAGTGCCGCTGGAAGCAGCGATAAAAAAGGCAAGCACCAACACGGCACCGGCCAAAGCCCCCAGCTCTGGTCGATTAAGCGCCTTCTTCCAGAAAGAGACTCTCTGGATACGCTCATCTTGATCAGCCGCTGCTGGCGCAACCGATTGCTTCGTTTCAGTGGAATTCATGGCGATCGACTCCCAAGGCTCGACACCGTCGAGCCTTTTCCGATTAGCTCGTTATCAACGGATGCCCTGGCTACTCAGCTCAATGACCTGTGCTGCGTTTTCCTGAGTGACAAATCCTGGGCCGGTGGCAACATCCCCTGCGGGTAGTAGACCGTTCTTGACGAACTGATCTAGGAACATGACAGGCAAGTAGCCCTGCATGTACTGCTGTTGGTCAATCGCAAAGTTCAGCTCACCCGCATCCAAGGCTTCTAAAATACCGGGTGAAAGATCAAAGGTACCGAGGGTGAACATATCGGTAGCTCCCTGCTCACGCATGGCCTGAATCATCGGTTCAGCAGCCAATGCCCCCAAGGTCAGTACACCACGCACATCACTGTTCTCGTTGAGGTAAGCGACAATGGCATTGCGAATGTTGGTGGGGTCGTAGGTCGTCGCTAGCTGCTCCGCATTGCCGTCAAAACCCTCGACAAAGCCATCGCAGCGCTGATCAAGTCCCTGGTTTCCTTGTTCATGGTTAACGCAGACGCCTTTCTCGACGCCCATTTCTTGCATGCGTTCAGCAGCCTGCTTGCCTGCTTCGTATTCACTCTGCCCGATGTGCAGGCGGGCACCATAATCCCTCGCCACGTCGCCACCGGAGTTAATAGTGATCACTGGAATGCCGTTATCGACCGCATTTTGGACAGCGCCGCCCAGGGCATTTTCGTCGGTAAAAGAGAGGATCAAGCCATCGGGGTTAGAGGCTACCGCTGCCTCTACAAGTTGCTGCATTTTGGCCATATCAAAGGTAGACGGTGCACGGTACTCCAGCTCAGCGCCTACGAGATCCGCGGCCGCCTCTGCGCCGTTTTTCACCACTGACCAGAAAGGATCAGAGGGGACACCGTGGGTCACCATGACGAATCGGCTCGCGTCTTGCTGCGGTTCTTGTGCTAGTGCGGCTCCTGCCATTAATGCCGTGGTGGCGGCAGTAGCTAGAAGCCATTGAGATAGACATGCCATAAATAATTCCTCATAACGTTATCGTTGTTGGAAGGGAAGTGGCATTAAATGCCTTGGCGCTATGGAATATAGATTCCAAATAGTAATTACTGCAAATTATTTATTCTATACTTTGGTATAAATGGAATATTTATTCCACTCAACTAGACTGCATAGCAACTAGTAATTTCGCCTACTACTGATAACCCGTAGTGCATTAGCAAATGGGTGCTAAATGGGCCAACGCGAAGGAATTTGTATGCCTCAACCGCCACAAAGCTACCGTGAGCTGGAAACGCTTATCACTGCCGAATACGCCACTTTAAGCAAACGTTTGCAGCAAACAGCCCGTTTTATGCTTGATCACCCCCAAGAAGTTGCTTTAGCGACCGTGGCCAAAATTGCCGAACAGGCGGATGTCACTCCATCCACATTAATTCGCTTGGCCAATAGTTTGGGCTTTAAGGGCTTTTCAGAAATGCAGCAGCTGTTTCGCAGCCGCCTAGTCGATGAGTTGCCTAACTACACCGAGCGAATTCGCGCGGTACGCAGCGCCACCGGAGAAACACCGGATAGCACCCAGCTGTTATGGGAGTTCGCTGACGCCAACCGTGCCGTGCTTGAGCAGCTTCCCAGCCGCATTAATCCAGAGAGCCTGGAAAAAGCGTTAGATATTTTTGAGAAGGCGCACGCCATTCATGTGATGGGCGCAAGACGCAGCTTCATGATCGCCAGCTACATGACCTATGCCTTAGCGCATGTGGATAAGCCTGCGCTGTTGGTCAATGGTTTGGGCGGGATGTACGGCGAGCAGCTGCGCGCCATGAGCCAACACGACGCTCTGCTAACGATTAGCTTTTCTCCCTATGCCGAAGAGAGCCAAAAAGCCTGCGAAGACGCCCATCAGCGCGGTCTACCTAGTGTAGTGATTACCGATTCGAACCTTAGCCCACTGGCCCGCTTCGCGGATGTCGTCTTCGTGGTCAACGAAGCCGAAGTAAAAAGTTTCCGTAGTTTGACCGCGTCGCTCTGCTTGACCCAGACCTTGGCGATTGCCCTGGGCGTGCGGCAAGACAAAAAACGCAAGGCCTAAACAACCAAAGCAAGCAAACCAACAGCAAAAACAAAATAGGAGAGCTTATGAAACTCGCACTCATCGGCGCTGGACGTATCGGCAAGGTGCATGCCCAGGCCATTTATTCACACCCGGACGTAACCCTGGCCGCCGTGGCTGATTTTCATCAGCCTGCCGCAGAAACACTGGCCAAGCAGTACGCTAGCCGAGCGGCCTCTGTGGATGAAATCTTCGCGGATGACACCGTTGACGCGGTGCTGATTGCTTCAAGCACGCCCACTCACGCGGAGTATCTAGAAAGGGCTGCCCGCGCGGGTAAGGCGGTTCTGTGCGAAAAACCCATCGCCCTGGATCTAGCCCGCACTCGCGATGCCCTTCAAGTACTTAGCGAACACCCGGTGACCTGCGCATTAGGCTTTAACCGCCGCCACGATCCTCAGTTTTCGGCACTGAAAAAAGCGATTACCGAAGGGCGTATTGGCGCACTTGAAACGCTGACGATTATTAGCCGCGACCCCTCTCCCCCGCCTGCCGAGTACGTGGCTGAGTCCGGCGGCCTATTCCGCGACATGATGATTCATGACCTCGATATGGCCCGCTGGCTGCTCGATGAACCCATCGAAAGTGTCTTTGCCGTCGGCAGTAGCATCATCGACCCAGCGATTGGTGAAGCAGGCGATGTGGATACCGCCATGGTCACCCTTACCACCGCCAGTGGAAAGCTGTGCCAAATTAGCAACTCTCGACGTGCCAACTACGGCTACGACCAGCGTATTGAAGTCTTTGGCAGCCTAGGCATGCTGCAGGCCCAGAACGAGAGTGATACCCGGCTACGCTTTACCGGCGAGGCAGGGCAAGTGGAGGAGAAACCCAAGTGGTTCTTCCTGGAGCGTTATGCCGAGGCTTATCGATTAGAGATTGGCGACTTTGTCGAAGCTTGGCGAGAAAAGCGCGCCCCTCTAGCAGGCGCCCAAGATGGCCTAGAGGCGTTGCGCTTAGCCGACGCAGCGGAGCGCTCATTGCGGGAAGGTCGCAAAATCCTGCTTCAGGCTGATTCCAACCTTAATAAATAAAGGAGCAACGTATGGCTTCCCTACTGGTACGCCCCACCGCCCCAGATGCCCAGGGCACCGTGATTGACGTTACCCCTGAATCTGCTGGCTGGACGCACGTTGGCTTTCGGGTGCATAAACTCGCCAAGGGCCAGCGCCTGGAGGCCAGCAGCGATGATCAGGAAGTGTGCCTGGTGCTGCTCACCGGTCGCGCCACGGTAACCTGCGGCGAGCACCGCTTTGAAGATATCGGCCAGCGCATGGATATATTTGAACAGACCCCGCCCTATGCGGTTTACCTGCCTGACCATGTTAGCTACGCTGTGGAAGCGACAACGGACTTAGAGCTAGCCGTGTGCGCCGCCCCTGGGCATGGCAATCACGCCCCAAGGCTGATCGCGCCTAACAGCATCAAGCAGAGCACTCGTGGCCAGGGCACCAACACCCGCCATGTTCACGATATTCTGCCGG
This Vreelandella neptunia DNA region includes the following protein-coding sequences:
- a CDS encoding bifunctional 5-dehydro-2-deoxygluconokinase/5-dehydro-2-deoxyphosphogluconate aldolase; translation: MLNNNSQHRSLDLICLGRVAVDLYAEQIGSRLEDVASFAKYLGGSSGNMAYGTARLGLKSAMLSRVGDEQMGSFVREELERVGVDTSALQTDPERHTGLVLLALKDRESFPLLFYRRDCADMAIDADAIDPEFIARAKALAITGTHLSTDTTRRACRKALDAAAHYGVKRVLDIDYRPVLWGLTNPGDGEIRFIADDKVTTDLQRWLTDFDLIVGTEEEFHIAGGSTDTLAALRAVREVSEATLVCKLGPMGCVVFEGAIPDRIEDGILVKGVQVEVLNVLGAGDAFMSGLLRGWLRNEPWQTSAGYANACGALVVSRHGCAPAMPTEDELFDYLARRDEVPRPDIDQRLNHLHRVTTRVPAQWPEVLGLAFDHRRQLTDMAREEYADSARLPALKKLLVTAAEEGAKLGGISTPAILVDDVLGQDALNQASGKGWWIGRPVELPGSRPLRFQHGDDLGACLRNWPREQIIKCLVFYHPDDELSLRLEQEERLRQLYQAACAYGLELLIEVIPPADMPNDDTTLPRSLQRLYNLGIRPDWWKLPSMTDVAWQAVGETIEREDVYCRGVVLLGLDAPMDDMKRGFEAAANHACCKGFTVGRTLFASASRDWLAGRIDDASLVERVAQNYAELIKAWRQLRQPQSLAHTEEA
- a CDS encoding TIM barrel protein yields the protein MNTPTPSSPFTLAVCAEMIFRDLPVLERIKRISELGFQVEIWDWTKHDIDALANSGATFSSMTGYVTGTLADAAGADELLRTAAESVEVAKRLGIPRLNLHGTGLDGNGLPVQPCQQMTGAMWLKARDTLNRLADLGEQHGITFVLENLNTDVDHPGVPFARLEDVLALVESVDRPSLRIMLDVYHAQIGEGNLIELIRRCGPYIGEVQVADVPGRCEPGTGEINYPAIANALNDMGYRGTVGLEGWASGDDDLALDRFRAAFSL
- a CDS encoding ATP-binding cassette domain-containing protein → MTTRTPMIEMRSVSKHFGSVIALSDISMQVYSSEVMCLLGDNGAGKSTLIKTLSGVHQPTHGEMLLDGKPARFKSPAYALDAGIATVFQDLAMVPLMSITRNFFMGREPTVGWGPLKRIDWKYADRVAKEEMAKIGIDVRDPSQPVGTLSGGERQCVAIARAVYFGAKVLILDEPTSALGVKQASVVLRYIAKARADGLAVIFITHNVHHAYPVADAFTLLSRGGSLGSFRKEEVSREEVLNMMAGGAELESLDAELAEFQRDDKAKKASLAEQDTQPADETSSTEPPSPRTASGY
- a CDS encoding ABC transporter permease yields the protein MNSTETKQSVAPAAADQDERIQRVSFWKKALNRPELGALAGAVLVLAFFIAASSGTGMFTPAGIINFLEVAAQLGIIATAAALLMIGGEFDLSIGSMIGLAGILIAIPAVEYGWPLWAAILLAFACAGLVGWINGNLVNKTGLPSFIVTLGFLFILRGLAIGTSRLLTGRTQVGGVQDHIPGDWFAALFSGEVATGLFSWMAENGWMATNFAGNPTVTGIPVSIVWWLGLTAVATWVLLCTPYGNWIFASGGDANAARNSGVPVQRVKISLFMFTAFSATIFACIQVMDTGSADTIRGLLKELEAIIAVVIGGALLTGGYGSAIGAALGALIFGMVQMGIFYTGVNTDWFQVFLGVMLLVAVLFNNYMRKKAMEAK
- a CDS encoding sugar ABC transporter substrate-binding protein codes for the protein MACLSQWLLATAATTALMAGAALAQEPQQDASRFVMVTHGVPSDPFWSVVKNGAEAAADLVGAELEYRAPSTFDMAKMQQLVEAAVASNPDGLILSFTDENALGGAVQNAVDNGIPVITINSGGDVARDYGARLHIGQSEYEAGKQAAERMQEMGVEKGVCVNHEQGNQGLDQRCDGFVEGFDGNAEQLATTYDPTNIRNAIVAYLNENSDVRGVLTLGALAAEPMIQAMREQGATDMFTLGTFDLSPGILEALDAGELNFAIDQQQYMQGYLPVMFLDQFVKNGLLPAGDVATGPGFVTQENAAQVIELSSQGIR
- a CDS encoding MurR/RpiR family transcriptional regulator; protein product: MPQPPQSYRELETLITAEYATLSKRLQQTARFMLDHPQEVALATVAKIAEQADVTPSTLIRLANSLGFKGFSEMQQLFRSRLVDELPNYTERIRAVRSATGETPDSTQLLWEFADANRAVLEQLPSRINPESLEKALDIFEKAHAIHVMGARRSFMIASYMTYALAHVDKPALLVNGLGGMYGEQLRAMSQHDALLTISFSPYAEESQKACEDAHQRGLPSVVITDSNLSPLARFADVVFVVNEAEVKSFRSLTASLCLTQTLAIALGVRQDKKRKA
- the iolG gene encoding inositol 2-dehydrogenase produces the protein MKLALIGAGRIGKVHAQAIYSHPDVTLAAVADFHQPAAETLAKQYASRAASVDEIFADDTVDAVLIASSTPTHAEYLERAARAGKAVLCEKPIALDLARTRDALQVLSEHPVTCALGFNRRHDPQFSALKKAITEGRIGALETLTIISRDPSPPPAEYVAESGGLFRDMMIHDLDMARWLLDEPIESVFAVGSSIIDPAIGEAGDVDTAMVTLTTASGKLCQISNSRRANYGYDQRIEVFGSLGMLQAQNESDTRLRFTGEAGQVEEKPKWFFLERYAEAYRLEIGDFVEAWREKRAPLAGAQDGLEALRLADAAERSLREGRKILLQADSNLNK
- the iolB gene encoding 5-deoxy-glucuronate isomerase; translated protein: MASLLVRPTAPDAQGTVIDVTPESAGWTHVGFRVHKLAKGQRLEASSDDQEVCLVLLTGRATVTCGEHRFEDIGQRMDIFEQTPPYAVYLPDHVSYAVEATTDLELAVCAAPGHGNHAPRLIAPNSIKQSTRGQGTNTRHVHDILPETEPADSLLVVEVFTPAGNWSSYPPHKHDVDNLPQESLLEETYYHRINPEQGFAFQRVYTDDRSLDETMAVENGCCVLVPKGYHPVGASHGYSLYYLNVMAGPKRAWKFHNDPDHEWLMNAG